The region AGCGCGAAGCCGCGCGGCTGCTGCACGCGTGACGCGCGGAACAACGGCACGCGGTGCGATCGCGGCGCGCGCACCGATGCCGCGACGTTCGCGCGCAGCGCCCGCGCTACGGCGCGGGCCTGGATCCGGGCGGCGCCGTAGCGTCGGCATCGACGATCACGCCCGGCGACCCGCGCTCGTCGCTATCGGCGTCCACCGGCACGACATCGTGAAAGTGCGTGTAATCGATGTGCGTGACGCCGTCCTCCTCGTGCATCAGATCGACATAACGGTGCAGCCAGCGGATGTCCGCATGCTCCCATGAATAACGCGCCTGCATGACCTGCGACGTCGTTTCGTCGGAACCTTCGATCGTGATCAGCAGCGACGCATCGCGCGCGGCAAGCGATTCGGCCGTCTCGCCGAACAGCGGGCTCGATTCGTCGATCACATGCATCAGGTTCCAGCCGAGCAGGAAGATCGGATGCTCGCTGCGCACGAGCGGCAGGTCGTGAATCTTGCGCAGCGTATAGCCCTCGTGCGTGCCTTCGATCCGCATCAGCCGCAGTTTGGCCTGCGCTTCGGCGATCACGTTCTGGCGTGCATTCGCGGCGCGCACCATCAGCGTCATCCTGCCGTTCAGCGGCCGCACGATCGCATGGCGCGCGAACAGGATCTTCGCCTGCGGCCGGGAAAACCGCGCGAATACGAGACCAGTCGCGAGCGCTATGCCGGACATCCCGATGAAGATCTCGAACGTCGCGACGAGGTGCGCGTAGATCGTCTGCGGATGCATGTCGCCGTAGCCGACGGTCGCGAGCGTCTCGACGCTGAAGAAGAACGCGCCGACGAACCCGGCCGGCGACTGGTTCGCGATCGGCGCATCACCGAGCAAATAGAGCATCGCGAAGCCGCTGTTGAGCAGCAGGAACAGCACCGCGAGAGACAGGAAAAACACCGGCCAGCTCACCGTCAGCGCGCGATGGTAGAGGTCGCGCCAGCCGAGCGGCGGCATCCCGTATGCGATCACGTGGCGGGTGCCCGACCACAGCTTGCGGCCACGGCCGCGGGAGGCGGGGGAAGACGAATCGACGGTCATTGCGGGAGGCCCGGAGCACGGAGGCGATGAGCGTAGCACGCGAACGCGGCGGGCGGAACGCGCTGCGTGGCCACGCGCATCCGACGCCGCAAGCCGAAAAAAAACCGGCCGCATGAGCGGCCGGTTGCGCGGCGGTGCTGTCTGCACGCGCGCGGCGTGCGCGGCGCCTACTTGCGGTCGACGATCACGCGATCGAACGTGCCGCCGTCGGCGAAGTGCGTCTTCTGCGCGTTCGCCCAGCTGCCGAAAACCTGCTCGACGCTGAACGTCTTCAGCGGCTTGAATTCGGCCGCATGCTTCTTCAGCACGTTCGCGTCGCGCGGGCGCAGATGGTGCCGCGCGATGATCTCCTGCGCCTGCGGCGTATACAGGTAGTCGAGATACGCCTGCGCGACCTTGCGCGTGCCCTTCTTGTCGACGACCTTGTCCACGACGGCGACCGGCGGCTCTGCGAGGATGCTCGCCGACGGATACACGGCATCGAATTCCGCGCCCGACACGCCCGTATCCATCAGCGCGACTTCGTTCTCGAACGTGACGAGCACGTCGCCGATGCCGCGCTGCGTGAAGGTCGTCGTCGCGCCGCGTCCGCCCGAGTCGAGCACCGGCACGTTGCGGAAGATCGCCTTCTCGAAGTCGAGCGCCTGCTGATCGGTCGCGCCCTTCTGTTTCTGGTAGCCCCACGCGGCCAGATACGCGTAGCGGCCGTTGCCCGACGTCTTCGGGTTCGCGATGATCACCTGGACGCCCGGCTTCGCGAGATCGCTCCAGTCCTTGATCGCCTTCGGGTTGCCCTTGCGCACGAGGAACACCATCGTCGTCGAATACGGCGAGCTGGCGTCGGGAAAGCGCGCGCGCCAGTCCTTCGGCAGCAGTTGGCCGCGCTCGGCGAGCAGATCGATATCGTTCGGCTGGTTCATCGTCACGACGTCGGCCTGCAGCCCCTGCAGCACCGACAGCGCCTGCGCGCTCGATGCGCCGTGCGACTGCTTGATCGTCACGGTTTCGCCGGTCTGCTGCTTGTACGCGGCGGCGAAGCTCGCGTTGATGTCCTTGTACAGCTCGCGCGTCACGTCATACGACACGTTCAGGATCGACGTGTCCGCGTGCGCGGCCGTTGCCGCGACGACCAGCGCCGCCGCGGCGCCCGTGTGCAGCCAGCGGCCGATCCCCATGATGCTTGCCATCGTGATATGCCCCGTTTCCAGTGGTGGTGAATGTGCGCGACGGCGCGCGCACGCGCTGTCATCGAAACGTAAGCGGGCATTCTAGCGGCCGCGCGCGGCGTGCCTTCCAATCTGTCGTGGAAAGCAAATCTCGAATCCTGCTTAAGCGGCGCGCGCCGCTCGCGTGCGCGCCGGATCCGGTGTTAAGATCGCCGCTCAGCCCTTTTCACGGTTCGTTCATGTCCGCTTCCCTGCGCTCGCCGTCGATCGTTGCCGCCGCCGCGGCAGGTGCGCGCGCGGCCGGGCTGAAACTCAAGAAACGACTCCTCGACTGACGGGGACGTCGCGTCCCGTCAGGCGAATGCCGGACGGGATGCCCGCAGGTCGTTTCACTCCCCTTGCTCGCACGCCTCGCTCCGGCATACCGCCGGCGGAACGGTTTCCTCCCACTCCGTTTCCACCATGAGGCTTTGCATGCACACACGTTTCGAAGGTATCTGGCTGCCGGTCATCACGCCGTTTCATGACGGCGACGTCGATCATGGCGCGCTCGCGCGGCTCGCGCGCCGCTATGCGGTCGCCGGCATTGCGGGCTTCGTCGCCGGCGCGACGACCGGCGAAGGCGTGCTGCTCGACGCACGAGAACAGGACGCCGTATTCTCGACGCTGCGCGACGCGGCGCCCGGCCTGCCGATCGTCGTCGGCCTGACCGCGAGCGCGACGCACTTCGCGGCCGCCCGCGCACGCGCGCTCGCCGAGTTGCGCCCCGACGGGCTGCTCGTCACGCCGCCCGTCTACGTCCGGCCCACGCAGGACGGGATCCGCCGACACGTCGAAGCGATCGTCGAGGCCGCCGGCCTGCCGGTGCTCGTCTACAACATCCCGTACCGCACCGGCGTGAACGTCGAACTGGAGACGCTGCAGGCGCTCGCGCGCGACCCGCGTGTCGCCGGCATCAAGGAGTGCGGCGGCACGCTCGACCGGATGAGCCGGCTCGTGCACGACACGCGGCTCGCGATCCTGTCCGGCGACGACAACCAGAACTTCGCGGCGCTTTGCGCGGGCGCGCACGGCGCGATCGCGAGCAGCGCGCACGTGTTGCCCGAATGGCACGTGCGCATTCATACGCTGCTGCGCGACGGCCGGCTCGCCGATGCGCGGCGGTTGTCGGTCGCGTTGCAGCCGCTGGTTGCGGCGCTGTTTGCGGAGCCCAACCCGGCGCCGGTGAAGGCGGTGCTGGCCGCGCAGGGCTGGTGCGAGGACGGATTGCGACTGCCGTTCGTGCCGGCGAGCGAGGCATTGCGGGAGAGGCTCGCTGCAATGCTTGCCGCCCTCGCCGAATTCGAGCCGGACACAGCGGCAGCGTAGGTTGCGATGCAGCGCGCGGCTATTCGGCTGTCCGGCTGTTCGGCTGTTCGGCTGTTCGGCTGTTCGGCTGTTCGGCTGTTCGGCTGTTCGGCTGTTCGGCTGTTCGGCTGTTCGGCTGTTCGGCTGTTCGGCTGTTCGGCTATTCGGCTATTCGGCTATTCGGCTATTCGTTCGCTCGCTCGTTCGCTCGTTCGGTCGAACCATACGGACGGGCGCCGCGCCGCTGCCGCAGGATGCCGGTCACGCCGCCAGCACCGCCGCGTCGCGCTGCGTCGCGTCGCGCACTGCCTGCGTGACGATTCGTGCGAGCCGCTCGACGGTCGGCGTCGCCGACGACGTCCGCCGCAGCAGCATCAGCGGCAGGCTGGGCAACGCCGGCAGCCCGAACGACGGCGCATCGAGCACGTGCACCGATGCCGGCAGCCCGTAGTGCGAGCGCACCGTCAGCCCGAGACCGGCCGCCGCCGCCGCCCACAGCCCGGCCAGGCTCGGCGTCGTGAACGCGACGCGCCACGGCACGCCGGCGCGGTCGAGCGCGTCGGTCGCCGCGCCGAAAAACCGGCAAGGCCGGTCGAACACGACAAGCGGCAGCGGCTCGCCGCCCGCGCGCAGCGCGCGACTCCCCGCATCGCCGGCGTCCGCGCCGCCCGCGTAGGCACCGGCATCGGGCATTCCGATGCCTGCGGCGCCGACCGCCGCGATCCACTGCATCGGCACCTGCGCGATCGCGTCGGCGTCGATGCCCGCGCGCGACACGAGCGTCGCCGACGCGGGATCGCCCCACACGAGCGCGAGGTCGAGCTGGTTCGCGTCGAGCCGCTCGAGCAGTTCCGCATTGCGCGCGACGCGCGCTTCGATCCGCACCTTCGGATGCGCGCGCGCGAACTGCCCGAGTACGTCAGGCAGGATCGCCTCGCCGAAATCCTCCTGCAGGCCGACCCGCACCCAGCCGTCGAGATTCACGCCGCGCACGGCCGCGGCCGCTTCGTCGTTCAGCGCGATCATCCGGCGCGCATAGCGCAGCATCGCATCGCCGGCGTCAGTCAGCGCAAGCCCGCGGCCGGCCTTCACGAACAGCGGCGTACCGGCCTGCTCCTCGAGCTTGCGGATCTGCGCGCTCACCGCCGACGTGGAGCGCGCGACGCGATCGGCCGCCCTCGCGAAGCTGCCGAGGTCCACGCCCGCGACCAGGCTGCGCAATGCCGCGACGTCGAAGTTCGGCCGCGCCAGCGCAGCGTCGGGTGCAGCCTGTTCGGCCTCGTCTCGTCCTGACATCTGAATCATCCCGTTTTATCGAACAGTTAATCAAAAACTTTCCGATTTTCAGGATGAATGTAGGCGGCCACACTGACGATGTCAATTTTCAAACGGGCTCTATCGTCATGGATACCTCCTGCCTCGCCTCCCCGCGTTCGGCCGTGCGCGATGCGCATAGTCCCGCGCATCGCTGGCGCGTGCTCGCGGCCGGCGTCGCCGCGAACATGAGCTTTTCCGCGGCCGCGGCCGGCATTCCGACCACCGCCGTGTGGATGCGCTCCGCCTATCAGCTCGACAACGGTGCGCTCGGGCTCGTGCTCGGCGCACTTGGCTTCGGCGTCGCGCTGTCGGAGCTGCCGTGGGGCATGGCCGCCGACCGCTTCGGCGATCGTCGCGTGCTGCTCACCGGCCTGATCGCGACCGCCGCGATGCTCGCGCTGATGGTGGTCGCGATCGTTCCGAGCGCGCACGCGGCGCCGCCGCTCATGCGCGTCGTCGCGGCGATGTGTTGCGTCGGCCTGCTTGGCGGCAGCGTGAACGGGTCGAGCGGACGCGCGGTGATGCGCTGGTTCGGCGAGCGCGAACGCGGCCTCGCGATGAGCATCCGCCAGACGGCGGTGCCGCTCGGAGGCGGCGTGGGCGCGGCGCTGCTGCCGTCGCTCGCGTCGCATGCGGGCTTTGCGGCGGTGTACGGCGCGCTGATGCTGCTGTGCGCCGGCTCGGCGGCGCTCACGTGGCGCTGGCTGCACGAGCCGCCCGATGCGCGGGCGGCAACACCCGCTACCGCGACCCATGCCGTCACGCCGCAACCGGCTGTCACGCACCTGCACGCGTCCCTGCCCACGCGCAGCCCGCTCGCGAGCGGCCGCGTGTGGCGCATCGTGCTCGGCATCGGCGCGCTGTGTGCACCGCAGTTCGCGGTGCTGACGTTCGCGACCGTGTTCCTGCACGACTTCGGCCGGCTCGGCCTCGGCGGCATCAGCGCGGCGATGGTCGCGCTGCAAGTCGGCGCGATGGCGATGCGCGTGTGGAGCGGCCGCCATACCGACCGGCACGGCAACCGGCGCGCGTATCTGCGCGGGTCGGTGTGCGTTGCGGCCGGCTCGTTCGCGCTACTCGCGGCCGCGACCGCCGGCAGCCCGCACGTGCCGCTCGCGGCGATCGTCGCGCTGCTCGTGTTCGCCGGCATCTGCGTGTCGGCGTGGCACGGCGTCGCGTACACCGAGCTCGCGACGCTCGCCGGCGCGAACCATGCGGGCACCGCGCTCGGGATGGCCAACACGATCGTCTATCTCGGGCTGTTCGCCACGCCGCTTGCGATTCCGCCACTGCTGGCGGCCACTTCGTGGAGCGTGGTGTGGCTGGCGACCGCACTGATCGCCGCCGCGACCTACCCGCTGTTTGCGCGCTGAAGAGCGCGGCGAGCGGCGGGCAGCAGGCGCCGCCGCCGGCGGCCGACGACGCGCGCGACGGTCAGAACTTGTACACGGCCGACAGCATTGCAGAACGGCCGTCGCCGAACTCGACCGCCGACGAGCGCGATTGGTTGCCCAACACCTGTCGCACGCGTTCGACGTACGCGCGATCGAACAGGTTGTCGACGTTCAGCTGAATGCGCAGGCGCCGGCTCACGTCGTAGCTCGCCATCAGGTTGTGCACCCAGTACGCGCCGAGTTTGCCGTCGCCCTGCGACGTCACGTTGCGCCGCCCGACAAAATGCGAACCGTAGCCGAGCGTCCAGCCAGCCGGCAGCCGGTACGTCGTCCACACGTTGAACGCGTGCCGTGGCGTGTTGCCGAGCGCCTGCCCTTCGCGCTGCGGCAACGAAGGCGAGTTGAGCGTCACGCTCGCCAGATACGTGTAGTTCGCGAACACGTCCCACCGCGGCGTCACCTTGCCGGCGGCGCCGAGCTCGACACCGCGCACGCGTTGCCGGCCCGCCAGCGCATAGCTGCCGTCGGACATCCGTTCGCGCGCGTTCTTCTTCTCGGTGTGGAACAGCGCGCCGTTCAGCGCGATGCCGGCGAGCCCTTCCCATTTCGCGCCGAGTTCGAAGCTCTCGTTTTTCTCGGGCGCGAGCGCGGCGGTCGCCGCGTTCACGCCCGAACCGTTGGTCACGAGAAATTCGGCGGACGGATTGAACGACGTGCCGTACGCGAAATACACGCGACCGTTGTCGGTCGGCTTGAACACGAGCGCAGCACGCGTGCTCAGATGGCGATCGGAACTTTCCGCGCGCTCGGCAGGCTTGCCCGCCGCGGTGCCTTCCGATCGACCGTCGATC is a window of Burkholderia latens DNA encoding:
- the dapA gene encoding 4-hydroxy-tetrahydrodipicolinate synthase, which gives rise to MHTRFEGIWLPVITPFHDGDVDHGALARLARRYAVAGIAGFVAGATTGEGVLLDAREQDAVFSTLRDAAPGLPIVVGLTASATHFAAARARALAELRPDGLLVTPPVYVRPTQDGIRRHVEAIVEAAGLPVLVYNIPYRTGVNVELETLQALARDPRVAGIKECGGTLDRMSRLVHDTRLAILSGDDNQNFAALCAGAHGAIASSAHVLPEWHVRIHTLLRDGRLADARRLSVALQPLVAALFAEPNPAPVKAVLAAQGWCEDGLRLPFVPASEALRERLAAMLAALAEFEPDTAAA
- a CDS encoding MFS transporter; this translates as MDTSCLASPRSAVRDAHSPAHRWRVLAAGVAANMSFSAAAAGIPTTAVWMRSAYQLDNGALGLVLGALGFGVALSELPWGMAADRFGDRRVLLTGLIATAAMLALMVVAIVPSAHAAPPLMRVVAAMCCVGLLGGSVNGSSGRAVMRWFGERERGLAMSIRQTAVPLGGGVGAALLPSLASHAGFAAVYGALMLLCAGSAALTWRWLHEPPDARAATPATATHAVTPQPAVTHLHASLPTRSPLASGRVWRIVLGIGALCAPQFAVLTFATVFLHDFGRLGLGGISAAMVALQVGAMAMRVWSGRHTDRHGNRRAYLRGSVCVAAGSFALLAAATAGSPHVPLAAIVALLVFAGICVSAWHGVAYTELATLAGANHAGTALGMANTIVYLGLFATPLAIPPLLAATSWSVVWLATALIAAATYPLFAR
- a CDS encoding ion channel; its protein translation is MTVDSSSPASRGRGRKLWSGTRHVIAYGMPPLGWRDLYHRALTVSWPVFFLSLAVLFLLLNSGFAMLYLLGDAPIANQSPAGFVGAFFFSVETLATVGYGDMHPQTIYAHLVATFEIFIGMSGIALATGLVFARFSRPQAKILFARHAIVRPLNGRMTLMVRAANARQNVIAEAQAKLRLMRIEGTHEGYTLRKIHDLPLVRSEHPIFLLGWNLMHVIDESSPLFGETAESLAARDASLLITIEGSDETTSQVMQARYSWEHADIRWLHRYVDLMHEEDGVTHIDYTHFHDVVPVDADSDERGSPGVIVDADATAPPGSRPAP
- a CDS encoding sulfate ABC transporter substrate-binding protein, with protein sequence MASIMGIGRWLHTGAAAALVVAATAAHADTSILNVSYDVTRELYKDINASFAAAYKQQTGETVTIKQSHGASSAQALSVLQGLQADVVTMNQPNDIDLLAERGQLLPKDWRARFPDASSPYSTTMVFLVRKGNPKAIKDWSDLAKPGVQVIIANPKTSGNGRYAYLAAWGYQKQKGATDQQALDFEKAIFRNVPVLDSGGRGATTTFTQRGIGDVLVTFENEVALMDTGVSGAEFDAVYPSASILAEPPVAVVDKVVDKKGTRKVAQAYLDYLYTPQAQEIIARHHLRPRDANVLKKHAAEFKPLKTFSVEQVFGSWANAQKTHFADGGTFDRVIVDRK
- a CDS encoding LysR substrate-binding domain-containing protein, with the translated sequence MSGRDEAEQAAPDAALARPNFDVAALRSLVAGVDLGSFARAADRVARSTSAVSAQIRKLEEQAGTPLFVKAGRGLALTDAGDAMLRYARRMIALNDEAAAAVRGVNLDGWVRVGLQEDFGEAILPDVLGQFARAHPKVRIEARVARNAELLERLDANQLDLALVWGDPASATLVSRAGIDADAIAQVPMQWIAAVGAAGIGMPDAGAYAGGADAGDAGSRALRAGGEPLPLVVFDRPCRFFGAATDALDRAGVPWRVAFTTPSLAGLWAAAAAGLGLTVRSHYGLPASVHVLDAPSFGLPALPSLPLMLLRRTSSATPTVERLARIVTQAVRDATQRDAAVLAA